A genomic region of Aspergillus oryzae RIB40 DNA, chromosome 1 contains the following coding sequences:
- a CDS encoding glycosyltransferase family 32 protein (predicted protein) yields the protein MESLGWLLRRAWSSFITLLNFVWLHPFLSFFTTSLFFLLISLTHSFVEFSDNLKTHSLSLDNFSPAYVTALNESINLGQPIQFDAADNKTSPASIPRIIHRTYKTEDIPSHWKGTYESCRVLNPTYEQYFWTDESSRQFIETHFDWFLPTYDAYPYNIQRADAIRYFLLWHYGGVYIDMDIACRRPLDPLLDFSAWMPKTQPYGVSNDLMASTPGHPFITKLALSLHDHDGFYLSKYITVFFTTGPMYLSSILTEWFRKVQDGPGEEITMPHGVAILPSMMYDTTAYSFFGHAPGSTWHGNDVAAVSYVYKHWREFCLGAVALGLLVLTIYMLRVKRRRSKYTLILDRQDEEAGLA from the coding sequence ATGGAATCACTGGGGTGGCTTCTACGCAGGGCTTGGAGTTCCTTCATTACCCTCTTGAATTTTGTGTGGCTGCaccctttcctttcgttCTTTACTACCTCtctattctttcttttaataTCTCTTACACATTCGTTTGTTGAATTCTCTGACAACCTTAAAACCCATTCACTTTCTCTAGACAATTTTTCTCCTGCCTATGTTACAGCACTCAATGAGTCTATCAATCTTGGTCAACCGATCCAATTCGATGCCGCAGACAACAAGACCTCTCCTGCCTCTATCCCACGAATCATCCACAGAACGTACAAGACGGAAGATATACCTTCGCATTGGAAAGGGACCTACGAGTCATGCCGCGTGTTGAATCCCACTTACGAGCAATACTTCTGGACTGACGAGTCTTCTCGTCAGTTCATCGAAACCCATTTTGACTGGTTCCTTCCTACCTACGATGCCTATCCATACAACATTCAACGAGCGGATGCTATCCGTTATTTCCTCCTGTGGCATTATGGGGGGGTGTATATCGACATGGATATAGCTTGTCGCCGACCGTTGGACCCGCTGCTGGATTTCTCTGCCTGGATGCCCAAGACCCAACCATACGGTGTCAGCAATGACCTGATGGCGAGTACCCCAGGACATCCATTCATCACCAAACTTGCCCTGAGTCTGCATGATCATGACGGCTTCTACCTCTCCAAGTATATCACCGTGTTTTTCACAACGGGTCCGATGTATCTCAGCAGTATTTTGACGGAGTGGTTTCGAAAAGTGCAAGATGGCCCGGGTGAGGAAATTACCATGCCACATGGTGTTGCTATTCTGCCTTCCATGATGTACGACACCACTGCGTACTCATTCTTTGGACATGCCCCGGGATCCACCTGGCATGGAAACGATGTAGCGGCAGTCAGCTACGTTTACAAACACTGGCGTGAATTTTGTCTCGGGGCAGTTGCACTCGGCCTATTGGTGTTGACGATCTATATGTTACGAGTCAAAAGAAGACGGTCAAAGTATACATTGATATTAGATAGGCAAGATGAGGAAGCAGGCCTTGCGTAA